In Phacochoerus africanus isolate WHEZ1 chromosome 2, ROS_Pafr_v1, whole genome shotgun sequence, one DNA window encodes the following:
- the EZR gene encoding ezrin, protein MPKPINVRVTTMDAELEFAIQPNTTGKQLFDQVVKTIGLREVWYFGLQYVDNKGFPTWLKLDKKVSAQEVRKENPLQFKFRARFYPEDVSEELIQDITQKLFFLQVKDGILSDEIYCPPETAVLLGSYAVQAKFGDYNKELHKSGYLGSERLIPQRVMDQHKLTRDQWEDRIQVWHAEHRGMLKDSAMLEYLKIAQDLEMYGINYFEIKNKKGTDLWLGVDALGLNIYEKDDKLTPKIGFPWSEIRNISFNDKKFVIKPIDKKAPDFVFYAPRLRINKRILQLCMGNHELYMRRRKPDTIEVQQMKAQAREEKHQKQLERQQLETEKKRRETVEREKEQMMREKEELMLRLQDYEEKTRKAERELSDQIQRALQLEEERKRAQEEAERLEADRVAALRAKEELERQAVDQIKSQEQLATELAEYTAKIALLEEARRRKEDEVEEWQLRAKEAQDDLVKTKEELHLVMTAPPPPPPVYEPVSLHVQESPPEESPEYTGYSAELCSEGILDDRNEEKRITEAEKNERVQQQLMTLTNELSQARDENKRTHNDIIHNENMRQGRDKYKTLRQIRQGNTKQRIDEFEAM, encoded by the exons ATCAACGTCCGAGTTACCACCATGGATGCGGAGCTGGAGTTTGCCATCCAGCCAAACACAACAGGAAAACAGCTCTTTGATCAG GTGGTTAAGACTATCGGCCTTCGGGAAGTGTGGTACTTTGGCCTCCAGTATGTGGATAACAAAGGATTTCCTACCTGGTTGAAACTTGATAAAAAG GTGTCCGCCCAGGAGGTCAGAAAGGAGAACCCTCTCCAGTTCAAGTTCCGGGCCAGGTTCTACCCCGAGGACGTGTCTGAGGAGCTCATCCAGGACATCACTCAGAAGCTTTTCTTCCTGCAAGTGAAGGACGGGATTCTCAGCGACGAGATCTACTGCCCGCCCGAGACCGCGGTGCTCCTGGGCTCCTACGCCGTGCAGGCCAAGTTCGGAGACTACAACAAAGAGCTGCACAAGTCCGGCTACCTCGGCTCTGAGCGGCTCATCCCCCAGAG AGTCATGGACCAGCACAAGCTCACCAGGGACCAGTGGGAGGACCGGATCCAGGTGTGGCACGCCGAGCACCGCGGGATGCTCAA AGACAGCGCCATGTTGGAGTATCTGAAGATTGCCCAGGACCTGGAAATGTATGGAATCAACTACTTTgagataaaaaataagaaaggaacagACCTTTGGCTTGGAGTTGATGCTCTCGGACTAAATATTTATGAGAAAGACGATAA gTTGACCCCAAAGATTGGCTTTCCGTGGAGTGAAATCAGGAACATCTCTTTCAATGACAAAAAGTTTGTCATTAAACCCATCGACAAGAAGGCACCT GACTTTGTGTTCTATGCCCCCCGCCTGCGGATTAACAAGCGGATCCTGCAGCTCTGCATGGGGAACCACGAGCTGTACATGCGCCGCAGGAAGCCCGACACCATTGAGGTGCAGCAGATGAAGGCCCAGGCCCGGGAGGAGAAGCACCAGAAGCAGCTGGAGCG GCAGCAGTTGGAAACAGAGAAGAAACGGAGGGAAAcggtggagagagagaaggagcagaTGATGCGCGAGAAGGAGGAGCTGATGCTCAGGCTTCAGGACTACGAGGAGAAGACCAGGAAGGCGGAGAGAG AGCTCTCCGACCAGATCCAGAGGGCGctgcagctggaggaggagaggaagcgCGCACAGGAGGAGGCCGAGCGCCTGGAGGCCGACCGCGTGGCTGCGCTGCGTGCCAAGGAGGAGCTGGAGAGGCAGGCGGTGGATCAGATAAAGAGCCAGGAGCAGCTG GCCACAGAACTCGCCGAGTACACTGCCAAGATCGCCCTTCTGGAGGAGGCTCGGCGACGCAAGGAGGACGAGGTGGAGGAGTGGCAGCTCCGG GCCAAAGAGGCCCAGGATGACCTGGTGAAGACCAAGGAGGAGCTGCACCTGGTCATGACGGCGCCCCCGCCGCCACCCCCGGTCTACGAGCCCGTGAGCCTGCACGTGCAGGAGAGCCCGCCGGAGGAGAGCCCGGAGTACACGGGCTACAGCGCCGAGCTGTGCAGCGAGGGCATCCTGGACGACCGCAACGAGGAGAAGCGCATCACCGAGGCCGAGAAGAACGAGCGCGTGCAGCAACAGCTGATG ACGCTGACCAACGAGCTGTCCCAGGCCAGAGACGAGAACAAGAGGACCCACAACGACATCATCCACAACGAGAACATGAGGCAAGGCCGGGACAAGTACAAGACGCTGCGCCAGATCCGCCAGGGCAACACCAAGCAGCGCATCGACGAGTTCGAAGCCATGTGA